From the Jilunia laotingensis genome, the window GTTAGGCACTTTTCTTTTTCTTTCCTGTGAATATCCGGATAATGATCTTGCATATCCGAACGATGATCCCGATTACTTTTTCGTTCATATCATTTGCCTTTAGTTGTTATTATGACAAGTTTTCGACAGCCATTGTGCCACATCGAAGCAGGGACATGACTTGATCCATTCCGACGGTTCCAGTCGTCCGTTGCCGTTCAGATCGGGCGACACATCACGGTGTCCAATGACCAGACGAATTTCCGGGAATTGGCGTTGTAGTATTTCTATCAGACGACGCATGGCATAGCGTTGTGCCCTTGTCCGGGTATCCGCTGGCCGTCCCAAGCTGTCCAGTCCGCCTATATAGCATATACTGACACTTTCACGGTTGTGTCCCCGGCAGTGGGCACCGACTTTCTCGATATCGCGTCCCCGTTCGATGGTTCCGTCGATACGGATGACGTAGTGATAGCCTATCCCGTCCATTCCCCGTTGGCGATGCCATTGGTCGATGTCATTGGCGGTGAAGTCCAGTCCGCGGCGTGTGGCGGAACAGTGGATGATAATAGTGTTGATGGTTCTCATTTTGTGTTCTGATGGATTAAAGTTTTTAATTGACGGTGGTTCGGACTATCTCGCTTAACCGGTACATGCCTCGTGTTCGTGTCAATATTCCGAGGGCGGTTTCCGCTTTTCGCAACCTCTTATGAAGCACCGTTTCGCTTCCAGTTCCTTGCATTCCAGTTCCGCTTTATGGCAGCGGTCTATCCATTCCTGTTTATCGTTTCTTTCGCGTTGCAGTTCGGCATAGAGGTTGTCAATACGTGTGTCTCGCTCTGCCAACCTCTTTTCCAGCCAGTCCACCTGTCTCCGTTGGTTTTCGTTTTCCAGGCTGTCGGCTGCTGCCTCCTCTTTGCGTGCTTCCGTTTTGTGTCGTGTCAGCCAGTTGAGAAGCCACTTGACAGCCTCCATCCCACCGAGGGCGGAGATGAAGGCAAGCAAGTCAGGGTTACTCATAGGTGGCTAGACGGTCGGGTCTTCACCGTGGTCGCCACTGTCCGGGTCGTTGCTGTCGGTGTTGATGCGGTCGACATCTTTCAGTACCAATCCGTCCGTACGCGTCGAAATGTTTGTACTCAGTCGGATTTCGCTGTTGGCTCGGAAGCAAATGCGCAGTCCGGTGATGTCCGTTGCCGAGAAATCTTCGGGACGGTCGGTTCCCTTGCTTTGTGCAGCCAGGTAGAAAGTGCCCAGCCCGTCGATGTTCACCGTGCGTCCGGCAATCAATTGCTTTTTCAGTTGTGTGCGGAAATCCTTCAGCACGCTGATGGTCTCACCTTCGCTGACACCCGCATTACCGCTGATTTCTTTGGCAATCTCGTCCAGTGTGGCGGAATTGCTGTACTGATAAGTGATTTGCGGATACGTTTTCTTAGGCGAATTTTTGTCGCTGGGGTCACTGGTCCGGGTTACTTTCTTGAATAAAACAGCCATGATAAGCTCCTTTCTTTTTTAATGATACAATCGTGATTATTAGTGTTTTGTTATTAATAACACTGCAAAGATAACGGCACGAAGAGGGGAAAGCAAGGACTGGGAAAACTGTTGGGATAGGTGTGACAATCAGTTGATTTGCAGGAAGCTATATTCTGGTGGCTCCTGTCGCTCTTCCGTTCTTTTCCTTCTGAGGTAATGGAGGGGACAGATCGGAGGGAGGGGGCAGGGAGATATCTTTCATGGTTGCGTCTTTTGTGGCTTGTGTTTACGATGAAGTTATAGTTGGTCATGTGGAGAATTAATTGTAACTTTGTTATCGGCATCGGTTGGATACAGTCTGATGTGCGGAGAGGTGAATTAATTGTTTAATTTAAGGCAAGAATGATATGATCGATAAAATTTATCCCATAGGTGTACAGAATTTTGAAAGTCTTCGTAAAGACGGATATTATTATATAGATAAGACGGAATTGATCTATAAGATAGTATCCGAAGGACGTTATTACTTCCTGAGCCGTCCGCGCCGTTTCGGCAAGAGTCTTTTGTTATCGACCATACATGCCTATTTCGATGGAAAGCGCGAGTTGTTCGAGGGATTGGCTATCGAACAGCTTGAAAAGAACTGGGTGAAACGTCCCGTCTTGCATCTGGATTTGAACATCGAGAAATACGATACTCCCGAAAGCTTGGATCGTATTCTTGAAAATGCCTTATACGGCTGGGAGGGCCTTTATGGTGCCAATCCTTCCGAACGTTCTTTCTCCTTGCGTTTTGCCGGAGTCATCCGGCGCGCCTATGAGCAATCGGGACACCGGGTTGCCATTCTCGTGGACGAATATGACAAACCGATGTTGCAAAGCATCGATGATGAAGAGTTGCAGAAGTACTACCGTAGTACATTGAAATCTTTTTATGGTGTCCTCAAAACGATGGACGGATACATTAAACTGGGATTTCTGACCGGAGTCACCAAATTCGGTAAGGTAAGTGTGTTCAGTGACTTGAATAATCTCATCGATTTGTCGATGAATGCCCGTTTCCATAGCATTTGTGGTGTTACGGAGGAAGAATTGCACCGTGATTTTGAACCTGATATTCGGAAACTTGCCGAGGAGCAGAGGATGACTTTCGAAGAAGCTTGTCAAAAGTTGAAGGAGGATTATGATGGCTATCATTTTACGTATGACGTAGCAGGGCTTTATAATCCTTTTAGTTTGCTGAACACTTTCTTCAATATGCGGTTCGATAATTATTGGTTCCAGACGGGCACACCGACTTTTTTGGTCGAATTGTTGCAAAAGCACCATTACGACTTATACCGGATGGCTCATGAAGAGACCACTTCCAACGTGTTGGACAGTATCGATTCCATGAGTGCCGACCCTATACCGGTGATTTACCAAAGTGGTTATCTGACGATAAAAGGATACGATCGCCGGTTCTCAATGTATCGCCTTGGGTTTCCAAACCGTGAGGTGGAGGAAAGTTTCATCAAATACCTGTTGCCTTTTTATGCCGGGAAGGCAGAGGAAAAAACAGATTTCGATGTCCTGAAGTTTGTCCGCGAAATAGAAAGTGGCGATTATGAATCGTTCTTCAGGCGTCTCACCGCTTTCTTTGCAGGCGTTCCCTACGATTTGGCAGCCGGGCTTGATATGGAACGTCACTATCAAAACATCCTTTTCATTATTTTTCGAATATTCGGTTTCTATACCCATGTGGAATATCACACTTCCCAAGGGCGTGTGGACTTGGTATTGCAAACCGATCATTTCACCTATGTCATGGAGTTCAAATTGGATGGTACCGCTGAGGAAGCCCTGCGTCAGATAGACGAGAAGCATTACGCTGCTCCCTTTGCGAATGACAGGCAGCGTAAGCTTTTTAAAGTGGGTGTCAATTTCAGTAAAGAGACCCACGGCATAGAAAAGTGGATTGTCGAGGAACTTTAGTCTGCCCTGTCAGCCCGAAAGCCCTTTCCTCCATCGGTAGAACGCTTTCATCAGCCCTTCTTCGCTGATGCTGTCTATCTGGTATTTCAGAAGAAAGCAACGAATGGATTCTATGTACGAGATTCCCCGTCGATGACGGTCGGTAAGCATGCGTTCGAATAGTTCGGTGTGCAGGAGGTGCTGGGCGCGCGATTCGAAAATGCGTCGATTGGCTTGCGTGAGGTAATTGTAGGTGGAAGGCGATGGCCCGCGGTGGAGTGACGTGAGGCGTAGGCATACGTTGCCAGTTTCGCGTGCAGGGGCGTTGTAGGGACGGGGACAGAGGAGTTCGTGAAGGCTGCGCCCTAGATAACTATGGGGAGGCAGGTGCAATATTCCTTCTTCGATGTTTCCGGCATAACGGGCGTACAGGTATTCTGCCAGAAAAGGCTTGATTTGAAAACGGATGGAGTAAAACATGGCGGGATGAAATTTATTTTTTGAGTTCAATTGGTAATGGTAATTCTCTTCAATAGGAATGGGGGTGGAGGGCACTGATGAAGGGGGATATTGGTCACCGATGAACATTTTGTTGATCACCGATGAGGGGGCTGTTCCTCACCGACCAACGGCCTGTTCCTCACCGATGAGTGAGCCCTTCCTCACCGACCAACAGCAACCTATTCCGGTGATGGCCGTTTGAGCATTTGCTGTGCTTCGTTGTCTCCTGCCTCCGCCCGTCTTTTCACTTCGAGATAAGCCTCATAGGTGATGCCTTTGGCCTCTTTCTCTACTTTCCGGTCTCTGCTTTTCTCGCGTTCGTAACGTTCCGCCTCTTGTACCCGTTCTCCGGCAAACCGGTGTAAGGCGGACATGATTTTCATCGGGTCGATGGCTCCGTAGAACTGGCCGTATTCTCCAATCTTGAAGCGGGCTATGAAGAGGCAGATTTCTCCTGCCGTCAGCCCCGGCCATGCAGCCAGGATGAGGCGGGAGGTTTCCCGAAGTTGCTCCGGGGTGAGTTTGGTATGCACCTCGGTGAAGTCGTTCAAGCTGCCCAGTTGTATTTTTAGCCATTCCAGCGGAGTGGTTGGCGAATACAGTTCGCCCAGGAGTGCCAGCGTGGGGTTGGCAGGGCGTGCAGCGAGCAGGGCGGGGGTGAACCCGTCCGCCAGCAGACGGACTTGCAGGTCGGGATTGTAGGCGATGAAGAACTGTTCAGGTTTCGGGAAGCGGTGGTAAAGTTCCTTCAATCTCAAGTTCGCGGAGGCGTTGGAGGGCATCTGATTCGACGGTCGTCCGGAGTGCAGCGATCGCGTCAAGTTTCCGCTGTCGGCTGTTTTCACGGTTTGCTGTAGCAAGGTTTTCATGGTGTTGCGGGTGTTTACGTTGATTTTCAAGTTGGATATGTAACCAGTTGGCGAAGTGCTGGCGGAAGTCGCGGACTGACTTTTGCAGGTTTCCTTCGTTTTGCAGTTTGCGGCAGAAATGTTCCAGCCACTCGTGCAGTTGGGCGATATCGATCCGGTGGTTCATGCAGAGGGCTTCCAGCCATGTCTGACTTTCGATGGCTTGCGCGCAGGTGTTCTCCAAGGGTTGGGGGATGTCCTCGTGGCAGTTCCGGTGGGGGAGGGGTGAGGTTGTGCTTGTTTTGCGTTCTGCTTCCGGTGCATATTCTTTTTCTCCGTTTCCTTTTTCCGTTTTCTCTTTCTCTTCAGGTATTGTATTCTTTTCGTATGCTTTTTCTTCTTTCTTTTCCGGATACTCTTCCTCTTCCTTTTCCGGTGTGTCCGACGGGGTTTGGGTGAAGAGGGTGGGGACAGCGTGTGCAGTCCGAGGTCTCATTTTTTGAATGGCCGAAAGTAGCTGTGGCGGTAGTTCACTGCGTACTTCATCGGGCAGTTTGTCGAAATCTTTCATGGCCGACTGTTTCATGGAGGGGTTCATGGCGTTTTGGCTGATCCAGTCGGGGATGATGATGTATCCTTTGCAGTATATGATTTTTAATGCTTCTTCAAGTTTCTTGATACAGCGGCGGGTGGTTTGTTCGTTGAGGTTGCAGTCGTACGCGATGCGGCGGATGCTGAGGTTGTATATTCCCAGCATGTTGGTGGACGGGTTTGTGAGCAAGTAGATGTAGACAAACTTTTCGTTGGCGTTGAGTGATTCGAACCAGGAGTCCCTCCAGAGGCGTGTGTTGAGGTATCTTCTTATTTCCATAGGGTTATTTTATTTGATGTGTCGGGTTTTACATTCTTGTCGGCATACGATGAGGTAGGCTTCGATGATGCGGTGCGATGTGGGGCCGAGGGTGCGGCCGCTCAGAGTGTTGTATACGCTTTTGGGGCTTACGCCTGCCATCTCTGCTACTCTTTTCTTCCATCCTCGGGGTGGCAGAAGGGAAATTTTCGGTGTTTCTTGCTTTTTCTTTGTCATACTATTGGGTATCAAAGGTTAATTACTTATATTTGCCGCTGTATCACGATGCTTGATTTTTGCGGAATGGACAAACAGCTTCGTACTGCAAATCAAACCATAATATTTGATATAAACAAATAAAAATCGGGAATTATGATATTTTTATCGGGAAACTTGATATACTTAAGAAAAAGGTGCGGTTGGAAACAATCGGACTTAGCGGCAAAATTAGGAGTGAAGGCGAATACGATCTCTAATTATGAGAAAGGTACCACTACTCCCGACTATGGTGTGATACATAAATTGATACGTATTTTTGACGTGACGGCAGATCAGTTGTTGTACACTCGTCTGGACGATGGCGGTGTGTCCGAAGGGTTTTCCGGAGAAACGGATGATGAATCGGACGATAACTCCGATGAAGTGGATATGGTTGGTGAACCGACTTATGCTTATCGGGCTTCTTCTCCGAAATATGGAGTCCCTCCGAGGATGAACAGAAGGGCTGTTGTGCCTTCTGATGAGTCGTCGTCGCGATTGCAGGAACCGGATCGTCGGGATGAGTTGATCAGGTTCTTACGCAATCAATTGGTGGAAAAAGACAAGGAGATCAGAGGGTTGTATCGTGAGTTAGGCGCTCTGGAACACGAACTGCAATGGTTGCACGATAGGCTTGACCAGCAGGAAGGGAGGTAGGTGAGACACGGGCTTTGACTTGGCAATAATCTTTGATGTATAATAGGCAATGCGGTGTTGTACGAATGAGGATCGGTGCAACTTTCCGATGATGTTGATTGTTTTAATTGTATTAGTTCTAACATTCGCCTCTTTTGGTGTCGCGATGGGCTTTATGGAATTTTCTATCGGGACACTGGGGGCATAATTAAACAAAACATGAAAGTCATTTTATCTTTTTTCTTAGCTCTTGTGATGTCTGTAGCCGTTAGTGCGCAGGGTAAGTCGTTTTATGATTTCACCGTCACCACCATCGATGGAAAGCCTTATAAGCTTTCTCAATTGAAAGGACATAAAGTCCTCGTTGTCAACGTTGCCTCCAAATGCGGGCTTACTCCGCAATATGCCGAGTTGCAGGAACTATACGACCAGTATAAGGATAGCGGCTTTATCATTATCGGTTTCCCTGCCAATAATTTTATGGGACAGGAGCCGGGCAGCAACGAAGAGATCGCCAAATTCTGTACGTTGAATTATGACGTGACTTTCCCGATGATGGCGAAGATTTCAGTGAAAGGAGAAGATATGGCTCCGCTTTACCAATGGCTGACGGAGAAAAAGCAGAACGGGAAGCAAGATGCTCCCGTTCAATGGAATTTCCAGAAGTTTATGATCGATGAGAATGGACAATGGATAGGAATGGTACCTCCCAAGGAAAGTCCTTTTTCTGAGACGATTGTCCGGTGGATCGAAAAGAAATAATGCTCTCTAACGGCCGGTTGTTGCCGACTTGTCGAAGGATACCCGTTGGAATTCTCCTTCAAAATTGGGAGTGAATATATCTTTTCCGAGATGGGATTTGATTTCGTCTAATGTCCAGAACCGTCCACCGTCCAGCTCGTCACTGGGAAGGATTTCTCCATCGTATACGGTTTTGTAGACAAAGACCAGTTCGCGTTCGCGGGCCGACTCGAAAACATAATTTGTCAGGCGTTCCGGAACAAAGTCCGTAATGCCGAGTTCTTCGCGGACTTCGCGCTTCAAGGCGATCTCCACACTTTCCCCCAGATCGACGTGTCCGCCTACAGCCGTATCCCACCGTCCCGGCTGGATGTCTTTCCATTCGGGGCGTTTTTGCAGGTACAGTTCTCCTTTACTGTTGAACACATGCAGGTGTACTACCGGATGCAATAGTTTGCTGCCGCTATGGCACTCTCCGCGTGTGGCTGCTCCGGTGATATTTCCTTCCTCATCGACAATGGGGAACATCTCTTGATAGTTGTCTGTCGGCATCATTGTTCTTCTTTATTGTCATAGGTTATGGAATCAACAGCGATGAGTCTCCGTAGCTCAAGAAGCGGAAATCATGGTTGAGCGCATAATCGTATATAGTTCGCCAGTCTCCGTCGACAAAAGCCGATACCAGCAATAACAACGTACTCTGTGGTTGATGGAAGTTAGTTACCATTGCCTTTACAATCTTATAATCATATCCCGGGGCGATAATGATCTGCGTGCTGGTATGCAGTGTTTCCATTTGATGTCTGTCGAGATAATCCAGTATGTTTTGCAAGGCTGCCACCGGAGAAATGGGTTTCTTTTCAGCGGATGGGCTGCTTTCATACGGTTGCCACTGTCTGACATGTAATTCTTCTTCCGTTGCATCCCGATGATTTCCCAAGGTTACTCCGATATGGTATAAACTTTCCAATGTTCGTACCGATGTAGTGCCCACGGCTATCGCGCAAGCGTCGTGCCCGATTAGTTTCTCGATCGTTCCTCGTGCTACCGATATATACTCCGTGTGCATTTCGTGTCCTTCTATCTCTTCACTTTTCACAGGCTTGAACGTGCCTGCTCCCACGTGCAGGGTCAATTCTTCCAGGTCGATCTTATGGTCGCGCAATTTGTCCAAGACTCTTGGTGTGAAATGAAGTCCGGCGGTAGGTGCGGCGACCGATCCCTTTATTTTCGAGTAAACCGTTTGATAAGTCTCCTTGTCGCTCTCTTGAGTCTCCCTGTTCAAGTAGGGAGGGATAGGAAGTTCCCCGAATACCTCCAGGATATCAGCGAATGTCACTTCCGGATTATTCCAGTGGAAATCCACCCAATGGCTGGTACCCCTGCATTCTCCGCGAGTGGCGGTCAATGTGAGGGCATGTCCTTTTATTGTCATTTCCTTGCGCAAAGCCCCTTCTTTCCACTTCTTCAGGTTGCCCACCATGCAAAGCCACGCAGCATGCTCCGTTTGTTGGAAGTTCAAAGCATAATCGTTTGGTTGGGCTGGTTCCAGGCAAAACACTTCGATCAGCGCACCGGTCTCTTTGCGAAAATGCAGGCGTGCTTGAATG encodes:
- a CDS encoding glutathione peroxidase, which produces MKVILSFFLALVMSVAVSAQGKSFYDFTVTTIDGKPYKLSQLKGHKVLVVNVASKCGLTPQYAELQELYDQYKDSGFIIIGFPANNFMGQEPGSNEEIAKFCTLNYDVTFPMMAKISVKGEDMAPLYQWLTEKKQNGKQDAPVQWNFQKFMIDENGQWIGMVPPKESPFSETIVRWIEKK
- a CDS encoding HU family DNA-binding protein, encoding MAVLFKKVTRTSDPSDKNSPKKTYPQITYQYSNSATLDEIAKEISGNAGVSEGETISVLKDFRTQLKKQLIAGRTVNIDGLGTFYLAAQSKGTDRPEDFSATDITGLRICFRANSEIRLSTNISTRTDGLVLKDVDRINTDSNDPDSGDHGEDPTV
- a CDS encoding ATP-binding protein, yielding MIDKIYPIGVQNFESLRKDGYYYIDKTELIYKIVSEGRYYFLSRPRRFGKSLLLSTIHAYFDGKRELFEGLAIEQLEKNWVKRPVLHLDLNIEKYDTPESLDRILENALYGWEGLYGANPSERSFSLRFAGVIRRAYEQSGHRVAILVDEYDKPMLQSIDDEELQKYYRSTLKSFYGVLKTMDGYIKLGFLTGVTKFGKVSVFSDLNNLIDLSMNARFHSICGVTEEELHRDFEPDIRKLAEEQRMTFEEACQKLKEDYDGYHFTYDVAGLYNPFSLLNTFFNMRFDNYWFQTGTPTFLVELLQKHHYDLYRMAHEETTSNVLDSIDSMSADPIPVIYQSGYLTIKGYDRRFSMYRLGFPNREVEESFIKYLLPFYAGKAEEKTDFDVLKFVREIESGDYESFFRRLTAFFAGVPYDLAAGLDMERHYQNILFIIFRIFGFYTHVEYHTSQGRVDLVLQTDHFTYVMEFKLDGTAEEALRQIDEKHYAAPFANDRQRKLFKVGVNFSKETHGIEKWIVEEL
- a CDS encoding DUF6633 family protein, producing the protein MNDFTEVHTKLTPEQLRETSRLILAAWPGLTAGEICLFIARFKIGEYGQFYGAIDPMKIMSALHRFAGERVQEAERYEREKSRDRKVEKEAKGITYEAYLEVKRRAEAGDNEAQQMLKRPSPE
- a CDS encoding DUF7833 domain-containing protein; the encoded protein is MEIRRYLNTRLWRDSWFESLNANEKFVYIYLLTNPSTNMLGIYNLSIRRIAYDCNLNEQTTRRCIKKLEEALKIIYCKGYIIIPDWISQNAMNPSMKQSAMKDFDKLPDEVRSELPPQLLSAIQKMRPRTAHAVPTLFTQTPSDTPEKEEEEYPEKKEEKAYEKNTIPEEKEKTEKGNGEKEYAPEAERKTSTTSPLPHRNCHEDIPQPLENTCAQAIESQTWLEALCMNHRIDIAQLHEWLEHFCRKLQNEGNLQKSVRDFRQHFANWLHIQLENQRKHPQHHENLATANRENSRQRKLDAIAALRTTVESDALQRLRELEIEGTLPPLPET
- a CDS encoding S-adenosylmethionine:tRNA ribosyltransferase-isomerase, whose protein sequence is MKENPKHIRISEYNYPLPEERIAKFPLPVRDQSKLLVYRHGEVAEDRFTSLPEYLPEGGLMIFNNTKVIQARLHFRKETGALIEVFCLEPAQPNDYALNFQQTEHAAWLCMVGNLKKWKEGALRKEMTIKGHALTLTATRGECRGTSHWVDFHWNNPEVTFADILEVFGELPIPPYLNRETQESDKETYQTVYSKIKGSVAAPTAGLHFTPRVLDKLRDHKIDLEELTLHVGAGTFKPVKSEEIEGHEMHTEYISVARGTIEKLIGHDACAIAVGTTSVRTLESLYHIGVTLGNHRDATEEELHVRQWQPYESSPSAEKKPISPVAALQNILDYLDRHQMETLHTSTQIIIAPGYDYKIVKAMVTNFHQPQSTLLLLVSAFVDGDWRTIYDYALNHDFRFLSYGDSSLLIP
- a CDS encoding N-acetylmuramoyl-L-alanine amidase; amino-acid sequence: MRTINTIIIHCSATRRGLDFTANDIDQWHRQRGMDGIGYHYVIRIDGTIERGRDIEKVGAHCRGHNRESVSICYIGGLDSLGRPADTRTRAQRYAMRRLIEILQRQFPEIRLVIGHRDVSPDLNGNGRLEPSEWIKSCPCFDVAQWLSKTCHNNN
- a CDS encoding helix-turn-helix domain-containing protein — translated: MIFLSGNLIYLRKRCGWKQSDLAAKLGVKANTISNYEKGTTTPDYGVIHKLIRIFDVTADQLLYTRLDDGGVSEGFSGETDDESDDNSDEVDMVGEPTYAYRASSPKYGVPPRMNRRAVVPSDESSSRLQEPDRRDELIRFLRNQLVEKDKEIRGLYRELGALEHELQWLHDRLDQQEGR
- a CDS encoding NUDIX hydrolase; translation: MPTDNYQEMFPIVDEEGNITGAATRGECHSGSKLLHPVVHLHVFNSKGELYLQKRPEWKDIQPGRWDTAVGGHVDLGESVEIALKREVREELGITDFVPERLTNYVFESARERELVFVYKTVYDGEILPSDELDGGRFWTLDEIKSHLGKDIFTPNFEGEFQRVSFDKSATTGR